The Priestia megaterium NBRC 15308 = ATCC 14581 region TTATAATTACGCGTTGATAGCGTCGATTACAACTTTTGTGTAAGGTTGACGGTGACCTTGCTTACGACGATAGTTTTTCTTTGCTTTGTATTTAAATACAGTGATCTTTTTAGCGCGACCTTGTTTTTCAACTTTAGCCGTAACTGTTGCACCTTCTACGAAAGGAACACCAACTTTCACGCTGTCGCCACCTACAAATAATACTTTGTCAAAAGTAACTGTTTCGCCTTGTTCACCAGCAAGTTTTTCAACGTAGATTGCTTGACCAGCCTCTACTTTAATTTGCTTACCACCAGTTTCAATAATTGCGTACATTCTCTGCACCTCCTCTAAAAACTAAGACTCGCCATCACAGGTGTTCAAGTGAACTTAAAACCTGTTCTGAGCGGTTGTAGCACGGGTGCTACAAACCAACATATTAAATCTTACTACAAATCAAAGGTTAGTGTCAATTGGAATTCATGTTTTCTTCTAAAATTTTATATAGAAGCAGAGACCCTTTTTTGAATCTGCTCATTCGACCCCAATTGACGCAAAACAAATGCGTTTGTATAATCATCGCTTGGCGTAAGATATACGGTTTTTTTCACCATTTCCTCTAGAGCGTTGAGAAATCCTTGCGCCTTCATTTCATTTATAACATCACTTCGCGTCTCAATCCAAATAGCCTCTTCTTCCGCGCCTCGATGTTCCCAAATTACACGTTCAATTTGAAAAGCAGCCGTTTTGGAATCAATCATTTTACCGGTTCCTTCACACACTTCACAAGGCATAGTTAATGTTGATCCAATACTATTGCGCACTTTCTTCCTCGTTAATTGCAATATGCCGAGCTCTGTAAAGCCAACTACATTCGTCCGCACTTCATCTTGTTCACATAGCTTTTTCATGTATCTTTCTACTTCTGTCCGATCTTCTTTGTGAGGCATATTTATAAAATCAATTAAGATCATGCCGCCTAAGTGACGTAATTGCATCTGTTTGGACAGTTCATATGCAGCTTCCATATTTGTTTGAAGCATTGTCTTTCGAATATTATCTTTTCCTGAAAACTTCCCCGTGTTCACGTCCACGACCGTCATCGCTTCCGTTTCGTCAATAACGATATAGCCTCCGCTTTTGAGCCATACGATTCGCTTTAAAAGCTTCTCTATTTGCCGTTCCACATCGTAAAAAGAGAAAATATTTTCATTTCCTTTATAATACTCTATTGACGAGTTAGGATAGGTAGTTTGAAGGTGCTGATATAGGTCGAAGTCATCTACTACTATCCCATCAATTCCTTGTTGAAGTGCAGCTTGCACTCTTGTTTCAAGAAAATCTTGTCCTTTGCTGACTAGGGTAGGAGCTTTCATTCCCTGTGTCTGTCGTTCAAGGCGCTCATATTTTTCCTGTAGCTCTTTTATTTCATGTTGGACCGCGGCTTCTGATTTTTCTGCAATCGCTGTTCGAAATAAAAAGCCTTCCATCCCTTGTTTTAACCGCTCACCAAGCTGTTTCCACTGTTGTCGTTTTGGCTCGGCTATTTTTTTGGATACAGCGACATAGTTTCCGTGCGGTAAATATACAAGCTCATCAGAAGAAAATTCAATGATACCCGTCAGCTTGGGCCCTTTTGTCCCAATGCCTTCCTTTACAACTTGAACCAATACTTTTTCTCCTTCACGAATAAAAGCAGACATCGGCTGCTGATCTTTGTGAGGATTCTCTGACTGCTGATAGGATACAAGTTCATTTCGATGAATAAATCCGTTCATTGATAAACCGATATCAATAAAGGCTGCTTGCATATGCGGCAGTACTTTTACTACTTTACCCCAATATATATCACCAATAATTTGATTCTCGCTTTGTTCTTGTAAATAGATTTTTTCTAGTGCTTTATCGTTTATCACGGCTATACGTTTTGAAGAAGTAGCCGCGTTAATAATACATGCCTTCACATACATTGCCTCACTTTAATCTAAATTCATAGGAAAAAGTTCGGTCAGTGCAACCGAACTTTTTTCATTCTATTCTATGTTACTAGAAATCAGTAAACTGTTACAAGTTCGTCTAGTTGGCTATTTGTTCTTTTTTCTACGAAGTAAGCGTGTAAAAGTTCATTTTCATCAATTTGTACATGCTCGCCTGTTTGAGATGTAGCAATAATCATATGCTTACAACCTCTTTGGAATTTTTGCAGAACTTGATGGAGCGTCTCACTGGTTGATACACTTAGTGTTTTTAAAGCTCCAATTGGATGCTCTTTGCCATGATATCTCTCCAACAAAAAGCGCATGTAGACAAATTGCCTCCTCTTCCATTCCAAATATCCGGATATAATTAAAAATGAAATAACAATCCATAAGTGCAGCTGAAAAGGATGCATAATGACGGCATAAATAATACCGACAGCTAAAAAAAACGTTGATAACCGGAGCGCAAGCTTATGCGCTTCTAAAAATGGTAAAGACCGACTGCAAATTAAAAAAAGCAGCTTCCCTCCGTCCAATGGCCAAATGGGCAAAAGATTAAACAGGAAAATCACCGTGCATTGAAACATAAATTGCTCATATGTTTCGAAGGACAACACATTTATTTTCATTAATAAGAAAGCAGCTCCAAACATCCAGAGATGCTGAAGAGGTCCACTTATTGTCACAATAAACTCTTCTCGAAATGGACGATTCCCATGTTCATCTACTTCTGCTACTCCCCCAAAAGGTAAGAGCATAATTCTGCGAATCCGCCAAGAAAAACACTGAGCCGCTACGGCGTGGCCCAGTTCATGAATAATTACAATAATAAATAGCAAAAAAAGCTGCTTTACCGTAGCGGTTAAGATACCAATTACGAAAATCCCCCAAAACAATGGATGAATGTGAATTTTCATCAATAACGAAAAAGCACTATTCAAATTGAATCACCTGACTAGGATCAACAAACTTATCGCCTTTTTTAATAGCAAAATAGAATGTTCCAGCATCGCCTTTTTTACTGTTTTCCACAATTCCTACTTCTTTGCCTTTATTCACAAAATCATACATACTAACATTGATTTTTTTGAGCTGTCCATACCAAGTTTCGCTTCCATCGGCGTGTTGAATAATAACGGTATTCCCAGTATCATCACGTTTTCCTACATACCTTACGATACCTTCACTCATTGCTTCTACAACCGAATCCACTCCTGTTTGAACCGTCACGCCTTGCTTACTTTGAGCAAATGTTTCCGTTACTTTCCCTGAAGCTGGAGTAGCATATTCTCCGCTTACACTTTGCTCCGTTTTTCTAGACTCTTTATTCGGCAATAGCGTTAACGGCTTCCCAAACTTATCTTCATACCAGGAGGAAACAGCTGCAAACTGAAATTCTTTATCCATTGTTTGTTGAACCACTACTCTGGCCTGGTCAAAAGTAGGAGAAGCGTTCTTGAACATAATTCCTACAATTAACACTAAGCAGGCTGAAGCTAAAATTTTAAATAAAAAGCGTTCTTTTCGAAATAACGGGTGGTATTCCTTTGCTGATGGTGTGTATTCAACCGCAGAATAATCCATCGATCCATATTTTTCTTCTTCACTCATTAAGGACGTATGAAGAGGTTCTTGAGGAAGACGCTTCGTTGTATTTAATTGTTTTCGCTTACGCTCAGCAATTCGTTTACGGATTTCATCAGCACGTCGATTCATGATTCATCATTCTCCTTGTTCTTATCGTATAATCAACTATATGACTTGTCCGTGGAGCTTATGACAGCTTGACTCTACAAAATCAAACAAATAAAAAAAGCTTCCTCTATCGGAAGCTTTTTAAGAACGAACACCAAAGAATCGTTTAATACGTGCAAACATTCCCTTATCTTCTTCATCTAACGATTGAAGAGGAACCGTTTCACCTAGAATACGTCTTGCAATATTACGATATGCAATTGATGCTTTGCTTGATGGGTCCATGACAATTGGTTCACCGTTGTTAGAAGCACGAATAACATTTTCATCGTCAGCAACGATTCCAATTAAATCAACAGCCAGAAGCTGAGAAATTTCTTCCACATCCAGCATGTCTCCATTTTTCATCATATGACTACGGATTCGGTTAATAACCAGTTTTGGAGACTCGATATCCTCTTGCTCCAATAATCCAATAATACGGTCAGCATCACGAACAGCTGAAACTTCCGGTGTTGTCACAACGAGTGCCTTATCAGCGCCAGCTACGGCGTTCTTATAGCCTTGTTCAATACCAGCTGGGCAATCAATAACCACATAGTCATAGTCTTGCTTTAACTGAAGAACTAACTCTCGCATTTGTTCTGGTTGAACAGCTGTTTTGTCACTCGTTTGAGCAGCAGGAAGTAAGTACAAACATTCAAAACGCTTGTCCTTAATCAAGGCTTTTTGCGGTTGGCATCGACCTTCTACCACGTCTACAAGATCATAAATAATACGATTTTCAAGCCCCATTACAACATCCAAGTTGCGTAAGCCGATATCAGTGTCTACTAGACACACGCGCTTTCCAGCTAATGCTAGAGCAGTACCTAAATTGGCTGATGTCGTTGTTTTTCCAACTCCACCTTTACCAGACGTAACAACAATAGCCTCTCCCACTGTCAAATTCTCCTTTCTACCCTGGTCAAATTCGGTCTTAGATGCGGTAAAGTTTGCACGCGATCTATCACCATTTGATCATTATCATCTAAGTATGCACATTCCATTATATTCTCTTCCTTCTCACTGCGCTCTTCTTCTGATCGGGTAATGATATCAGCAATGCGCAGCTGTGAAGGTTTCATTAACGATGCAGCAATAACGGCGTTTTTATTGCCGCGATATCCTGCATGAGCAATCCCTTTTAAAGCACCTAATACAAATAAATTTCCTCCAGCTACAACGGTTCCTCCGGGATTTACGTCTCCGACTAGAAGCAAATCGCCTTCTACATGGAGAACCTGTCCTGAACGAACTACCTTTGTAACAGATACTAATTCACTTTCTTCTCTTACGCGGACTGCATCTTGCTTTAAAATAACGTTACTATCAATTTGTTTAACTACTAAATACTGATTTTCTTCTATGAGCGCCTTCAATTCGGTTTCCTGCTCTGTAGTTAAATAACGATTTCCGATTTTGACATACACTGTGACGATCTGATCGGCATCGCCATGCTTATTTGTCAAAAGCTTCGTCTTAAGTTCCGTCAAAAGCTCTGCAAATGAACATGTATCATTGAGATGCAACGTTAATCCATCTTTTGTTCCTTTAATTGTCACATTTTGTTGCTTTTGTTTATTCAAGACGCTCACCTCAACGAATATATAATTTCGACAGAGACTTACTCAATTCCTTTTTTTCGTTTCTTCAATCAGCATTTTTATCCTATCACGAACGAGAAGCGTAATATATGTTCCGATCAGCGTTCATCGATAAATTTAGCAAAATATTGAAAACATCTTTGAAGCGGAAATGCAAAAATGAGTGCAAATATGGCATTTAAAATGATGGTTGCGTAAAATCGCTCTTGCAAGAAGCGACCAATGGTCATATCAGATATATTAATAATGCTATTAATTCCATATACATAAAACTCAATAATGGCTACAGCTAATAGCGACATGCAGATTACGATAAGCGTATTTTGCTGAAAAATCTTCATTAGTTTTGATACGATATAGCATACGGCCGGTAATCCAAGCGCGTATACTCCTAAGACATCCGTAAAGGCAATATCGTACATGAATCCAAGGATTACCCCATATAGCATCGCTTGCTTTGGGTGATAATACACTGACATAAAAGCCAGTACCACTACAACAAAGTGAGGCGATAGAATCCAGTCTCGCCATGGTGATGCCATGGCGACAAAATTAACAAAGATACTTTCAAACATAAAAACGACAAGCACGAGAATAGGAAGGACAAACCGCTTCATCAGTTAGCCTCCTCCGCCCCTAAATCGTCTTCAGCAGCGGGCGCACTTCTTTTAGCTACAACTACGTTATCTAAGTCATACAAGTCAGCAGCAGGTTTGATATAAGCTTTTTTCGTTAATCCATATTCATCAGGCTCAATTTTTGTGATAACGCCAATTGGAAGATTGCTAGGGAAAATGCCGTCTTCTTGTCCTAGACCAGACGTTACTACTTTTTGCTTTTCTTTAATATCAGCATCAAATGGAATACGACGCATAACAAGCGCCTGTTCTTTATCATCATAGCCTTCAATTAAACCAAATACTTCTTTTTTAGCCTGAATTTTAGCAGATACACGGTTTGTACGATCTGATGAACTAATTAACTGCACAGTAGATGTGAACTTAGATGCATGCTTCACTTTACCAATCAGCCCTTCAGGAGTCATAACAGCCATATTTTCCTGCACATTATGAACCGTCCCTTTATCAATGGCAATTACCTCATGCCAACGGTCTGGATTACGAGCAATAACTGTTGCTTCGATTGGGTTGTATTGACTTAAATCCGTTTTTTTGTCGAGCTGTGCTCTTAATTTTTTATTTTCTTGCTGCAAAGCGTTGGCTTTCGTTTCTAATTGCATGCGTTCGTCTAAACGGGCTTTTAATACCTCGTTTTCTTCGTATGTACGCTTTAAGTCACCTACATTCTGAAAGAAACCCGCTACAAATTGTGCGGGTTCATTAAAGGTAGCCTGAACAAGACCAACCGTATCTTTGACAAACTGTTCAGGCCACGTTACATTTTTACGACCATTTAACGAAAAACCAATCAATGCCACTAATACAATAATACTGACTAATAAAATAACTAAACGTTTATTTAAGAAAAATTGTGGCACGATCTACACCTCTTAATATTTAGCGATATGAATCGCTTGTACGATTTTTAAATAAATCAATGTGTTCTAACGCTTTACCAGTTCCAATTGCAACACAGTCAAGCGGATCTTCTGCGATGACAACCGGCATATTTGTTTCTTCACTAATAACTTTATCTAAATTACGTAGCAATGCGCCACCGCCTGTTAATACAATACCGCGATCCATAATATCTGCCGCAAGTTCAGGTGGTGTTTTTTCTAATGTACTTTTTACTGAATCTACAATAGAAGCCACTGTATCTTTTAGCGCTTCTGCAATTTCTTCTGCTGAAATTTCGATTGTTTTCGGTAGACCTGTTAGTAAGTCACGTCCGCGAATTTCCATGTTTTCAATACCTTCTGGAATTCCGGCAGAACCGACTTCTACTTTTAATGCTTCTGACGTACGCTCACCGATCATTAAATTGTAATTCTTGCGAATATATTGAATAATCGCTTCATCCATCTCGTCCCCAGCGATACGGATTGACTGACATGTTACGATTCCTCCTAAAGAAATAATCGCAACTTCTGTTGTTCCTCCGCCAATATCTACTACCATACTTCCCGTTGGCTCCCAAACCGGTAGATTGGCGCCGATTGCTGCAGCAAACGGTTCTTCAATTGTATACGCATCACGCGCGCCAGCCTGACGAGTCGCATCAATAACGGCACGTTTCTCAACAGCTGTAATGCCAGAAGGTACACAAACCATTACATACGGCTTACCCGCAAACAAACTTTTTGTTTTTTGAGCTTGATTGATGTAATATTTCATCATCGTCGCAGTTGTTTCGTAATCTGCAATAACTCCATCTTTCATTGGACGAAGGGCTACTACGTTCCCAGGTGTACGACCAATCATATTTTTTGCATCGTTACCTACCGCAACGATTTGTTTTGTATCAGTTTGCAAAGCCACAACAGACGGCTCACGCACAACAATTCCTTTTCCTTTTACATAAACGAGCGTATTTGCAGTACCCAAATCTATTCCAAGGTCTCTAGTACCGATTCCAAACATGTGTCTCTTCCTTTCTCTTACCAAAATGCAAAGGTAAAAATTCCATAATTCAATTTCTTCATTTCATAAGTAACATTTTTTATTTTCTATACTTTTTTCATAGATGTCAACGCCAAATATTGTATGATAAAAAGTCATACTTTGTCTATTAATAACGAATGATTGTAAAGAACTTGTCATTTAAAATCATGACTACTATTATAACCCAAGGATTTTAAAAAGCATAGCCTTACATGTATCCTTTTTCTTTTAAACTAATATATTTTCGATCTCCGATAATTAAATGATCTAACAATTCAATTCCTATGATAAATCCGCACTCTTTTAAGCGCTTCGTTACCTCTATATCTTCTCTGCTGGGAGTAGGGTCGCCGGAGGGATGATTATGAATACAAATAAGGGATGCAGCTGAACGACGAAAGGCTTCTTTAAATACTTCTCTTGGATGGACAATAGATGAATTGAGGCTTCCGATAAAAATGGTTTGCTTGTGGAGAACTTGATTTTTCGTGTTGAGGTATAAACAGACGAAATGCTCTTGAGACAGCACGCGCATTTCTTCCATCACATAATTAGCTCCGTCTTCAGGGCCATGAACGGTATATCGCTGACTAGATTTCCGCTGTACAATCCTCTTACCTATTTCAATAGCCGCTATAATTTGAATTGCTTTTGCAGGTCCGATACCTTTAATATTCATCATTTCATCAAGCGATGCATGCTGCAAAAGTTGAAGACCTTCAAAATGCGTTAATATGCGATTGGACAGCTGAAGAACAGATTCATCTTTGGTTCCAGTGCGCAGCAAAATAGCAATAAGCTCGTGGTTAGAAAGACTAGAAGCACCCATTGACATAAGGCGCTCTCGAGGTCTTTCATCTTGAGGAAAATCTTTAATTAACAATGATTGATCCAATTTCGCCACTCCTTTTTAGTAAACGAAACCGTATTGTTTTAGCTCACGTATTGTTCGGGAGAGCGGCAAGCCCACCACGGAGAAATAGTCTCCTTCAATTTTTTTAACTAGCGCAGCACCGAGACCTTGAATTCCATAAGAACCAGCCTTATCCATAGGCTCTCCTGACTCTACGTACTGTACGATTTCATCTTGTTCAATCGGCCAAAACTCTACATCTGTTTGTTCATAAAACGTATGAACTTTTGCATTTGATACGAACGCTACTCCAGTTAATACCTGATGTTTTTGACCTGACAGCATCGTAAGTGTTTCAATCGCTTCTTGTTTCGTTTTTGGCTTTCCTAAAATACGATTGCCATATACGACAACTGTATCGGCACCTAGGACAATATCCTCTTTATGATGCGAAGCGACGTCCACTGCTTTTTGCCTAGCTAAATCCATTACTACCTCGGACGGAGTGTATAATGGATTGACGATTTCTTCAATTGTACTAACGTGAACGGTAAAGGGAATGTGAAGCTGCTGAAGTAATTCTTTTCGACGAGGAGAGCCTGAGGCTAAAATTAATGTTTGTTTCATACATCTCACCTTTGCATTTTGATTTAAAAAAGAAGGACACACCGTTATTTTAGCAATTTCATCCCCAAATGACAATAAACAAGTGAGGCAGCATTACACTACCTCACTTGTTAAGACGTTACAAGGCTTTCATACTGCTGAAGAGCTTTTAACACGTATCGCTGAGCAAGCCAAGCATCTTTACTGCTTTTATTGTCTTCATATGAAGAAAGAGAAGCAGCAGCTTTTTGAAGGGTGCTCACCATGGTTTTAATGTCTT contains the following coding sequences:
- the rplU gene encoding 50S ribosomal protein L21, with protein sequence MYAIIETGGKQIKVEAGQAIYVEKLAGEQGETVTFDKVLFVGGDSVKVGVPFVEGATVTAKVEKQGRAKKITVFKYKAKKNYRRKQGHRQPYTKVVIDAINA
- a CDS encoding Rne/Rng family ribonuclease; amino-acid sequence: MYVKACIINAATSSKRIAVINDKALEKIYLQEQSENQIIGDIYWGKVVKVLPHMQAAFIDIGLSMNGFIHRNELVSYQQSENPHKDQQPMSAFIREGEKVLVQVVKEGIGTKGPKLTGIIEFSSDELVYLPHGNYVAVSKKIAEPKRQQWKQLGERLKQGMEGFLFRTAIAEKSEAAVQHEIKELQEKYERLERQTQGMKAPTLVSKGQDFLETRVQAALQQGIDGIVVDDFDLYQHLQTTYPNSSIEYYKGNENIFSFYDVERQIEKLLKRIVWLKSGGYIVIDETEAMTVVDVNTGKFSGKDNIRKTMLQTNMEAAYELSKQMQLRHLGGMILIDFINMPHKEDRTEVERYMKKLCEQDEVRTNVVGFTELGILQLTRKKVRNSIGSTLTMPCEVCEGTGKMIDSKTAAFQIERVIWEHRGAEEEAIWIETRSDVINEMKAQGFLNALEEMVKKTVYLTPSDDYTNAFVLRQLGSNEQIQKRVSASI
- a CDS encoding M50 family metallopeptidase; amino-acid sequence: MNSAFSLLMKIHIHPLFWGIFVIGILTATVKQLFLLFIIVIIHELGHAVAAQCFSWRIRRIMLLPFGGVAEVDEHGNRPFREEFIVTISGPLQHLWMFGAAFLLMKINVLSFETYEQFMFQCTVIFLFNLLPIWPLDGGKLLFLICSRSLPFLEAHKLALRLSTFFLAVGIIYAVIMHPFQLHLWIVISFLIISGYLEWKRRQFVYMRFLLERYHGKEHPIGALKTLSVSTSETLHQVLQKFQRGCKHMIIATSQTGEHVQIDENELLHAYFVEKRTNSQLDELVTVY
- a CDS encoding M23 family metallopeptidase; protein product: MNRRADEIRKRIAERKRKQLNTTKRLPQEPLHTSLMSEEEKYGSMDYSAVEYTPSAKEYHPLFRKERFLFKILASACLVLIVGIMFKNASPTFDQARVVVQQTMDKEFQFAAVSSWYEDKFGKPLTLLPNKESRKTEQSVSGEYATPASGKVTETFAQSKQGVTVQTGVDSVVEAMSEGIVRYVGKRDDTGNTVIIQHADGSETWYGQLKKINVSMYDFVNKGKEVGIVENSKKGDAGTFYFAIKKGDKFVDPSQVIQFE
- the minD gene encoding septum site-determining protein MinD, yielding MGEAIVVTSGKGGVGKTTTSANLGTALALAGKRVCLVDTDIGLRNLDVVMGLENRIIYDLVDVVEGRCQPQKALIKDKRFECLYLLPAAQTSDKTAVQPEQMRELVLQLKQDYDYVVIDCPAGIEQGYKNAVAGADKALVVTTPEVSAVRDADRIIGLLEQEDIESPKLVINRIRSHMMKNGDMLDVEEISQLLAVDLIGIVADDENVIRASNNGEPIVMDPSSKASIAYRNIARRILGETVPLQSLDEEDKGMFARIKRFFGVRS
- the minC gene encoding septum site-determining protein MinC, with protein sequence MNKQKQQNVTIKGTKDGLTLHLNDTCSFAELLTELKTKLLTNKHGDADQIVTVYVKIGNRYLTTEQETELKALIEENQYLVVKQIDSNVILKQDAVRVREESELVSVTKVVRSGQVLHVEGDLLLVGDVNPGGTVVAGGNLFVLGALKGIAHAGYRGNKNAVIAASLMKPSQLRIADIITRSEEERSEKEENIMECAYLDDNDQMVIDRVQTLPHLRPNLTRVERRI
- the mreD gene encoding rod shape-determining protein MreD, with the translated sequence MKRFVLPILVLVVFMFESIFVNFVAMASPWRDWILSPHFVVVVLAFMSVYYHPKQAMLYGVILGFMYDIAFTDVLGVYALGLPAVCYIVSKLMKIFQQNTLIVICMSLLAVAIIEFYVYGINSIINISDMTIGRFLQERFYATIILNAIFALIFAFPLQRCFQYFAKFIDER
- the mreC gene encoding rod shape-determining protein MreC — its product is MPQFFLNKRLVILLVSIIVLVALIGFSLNGRKNVTWPEQFVKDTVGLVQATFNEPAQFVAGFFQNVGDLKRTYEENEVLKARLDERMQLETKANALQQENKKLRAQLDKKTDLSQYNPIEATVIARNPDRWHEVIAIDKGTVHNVQENMAVMTPEGLIGKVKHASKFTSTVQLISSSDRTNRVSAKIQAKKEVFGLIEGYDDKEQALVMRRIPFDADIKEKQKVVTSGLGQEDGIFPSNLPIGVITKIEPDEYGLTKKAYIKPAADLYDLDNVVVAKRSAPAAEDDLGAEEAN
- a CDS encoding rod shape-determining protein, with protein sequence MFGIGTRDLGIDLGTANTLVYVKGKGIVVREPSVVALQTDTKQIVAVGNDAKNMIGRTPGNVVALRPMKDGVIADYETTATMMKYYINQAQKTKSLFAGKPYVMVCVPSGITAVEKRAVIDATRQAGARDAYTIEEPFAAAIGANLPVWEPTGSMVVDIGGGTTEVAIISLGGIVTCQSIRIAGDEMDEAIIQYIRKNYNLMIGERTSEALKVEVGSAGIPEGIENMEIRGRDLLTGLPKTIEISAEEIAEALKDTVASIVDSVKSTLEKTPPELAADIMDRGIVLTGGGALLRNLDKVISEETNMPVVIAEDPLDCVAIGTGKALEHIDLFKNRTSDSYR
- the radC gene encoding RadC family protein; this translates as MDQSLLIKDFPQDERPRERLMSMGASSLSNHELIAILLRTGTKDESVLQLSNRILTHFEGLQLLQHASLDEMMNIKGIGPAKAIQIIAAIEIGKRIVQRKSSQRYTVHGPEDGANYVMEEMRVLSQEHFVCLYLNTKNQVLHKQTIFIGSLNSSIVHPREVFKEAFRRSAASLICIHNHPSGDPTPSREDIEVTKRLKECGFIIGIELLDHLIIGDRKYISLKEKGYM
- a CDS encoding Maf family protein → MKQTLILASGSPRRKELLQQLHIPFTVHVSTIEEIVNPLYTPSEVVMDLARQKAVDVASHHKEDIVLGADTVVVYGNRILGKPKTKQEAIETLTMLSGQKHQVLTGVAFVSNAKVHTFYEQTDVEFWPIEQDEIVQYVESGEPMDKAGSYGIQGLGAALVKKIEGDYFSVVGLPLSRTIRELKQYGFVY